The following are encoded in a window of Halalkalicoccus jeotgali B3 genomic DNA:
- a CDS encoding GNAT family N-acetyltransferase, protein MTVSVESFPRDNLDEGVQLYRAVFNEPPWEDDWTDETARRRLSQIIETPGYRGYGASVRGELVGLVMGNLEQWYTGEHFYLKEMCVCPSQQRHGIGTTLIAHLIETLQKESVERVYLLTMQESPARAFYENNGFRLDEQMGMQSLQIEP, encoded by the coding sequence ATGACCGTCTCCGTCGAGTCCTTCCCGCGTGACAATTTGGACGAGGGAGTCCAGTTGTATCGTGCCGTGTTTAACGAACCGCCGTGGGAGGATGACTGGACCGACGAAACAGCTCGTAGACGACTCTCGCAAATCATTGAAACGCCGGGTTATCGAGGATACGGCGCCTCTGTCAGAGGGGAACTTGTTGGATTGGTAATGGGGAATCTCGAGCAATGGTACACGGGGGAGCACTTTTATTTGAAAGAGATGTGCGTCTGTCCGTCCCAGCAACGACACGGTATCGGCACGACACTCATAGCGCATCTCATCGAAACGTTGCAAAAGGAGAGTGTCGAACGAGTCTATCTACTGACGATGCAGGAGAGTCCTGCACGAGCGTTTTACGAAAACAACGGGTTCCGTCTTGACGAGCAAATGGGGATGCAGTCCCTTCAGATAGAACCATAA